Below is a genomic region from Oryzias melastigma strain HK-1 linkage group LG7, ASM292280v2, whole genome shotgun sequence.
GCTTCTTGTCACTGGTAAGAATGTATCAttgcttgtttatttttcaaatgaaagtgacatttttgatacatttttgatttgcaGAGCACCcctataaaacataaaaaagcgataaaaaatctggtttataaAATGTCTTAGTTTGAATTTTCATTGTACAGTTTTATTCATCCTATACTTATTGACAGTTTAAAACATTGATCTTTTACTTATTTAGCAGTGAAAATactaagaaaatgtcaaatgctGGTCATAcctgagaaaaaatatatgtaacGGAGTTATCCGTTATCaaccaaaaaatgacaagtatGTAAATAGAGACGGCAATTCCCATTTTCTTgaccaaaatctaaatgtatttatgcaACACTGTGATCATGTGTAGTTTTGGGGAGTTCAGTCATCCTTCGCCGGCGTTTTGCTGCGACACAAGAGAAACTGGATTATAGACACGTTCACTATTGATGAGGCTTACACTGGTCCTTTCCCATACAACGTTGGCAAAGTGAGTTTTCACATAGCATTCTAAAATGCTTATCTCTACGAGTAGAAAATGAAACCAACATTTCCTGTCTTTGCTTCAGATTGCAGCGGAAAACAACTACACCAACTTCGAAATTCATGGTCAAGGAGTTGACCTGGAACCCTTTGGATTGTTGAGTATCAACTCGTATTCTGGAACTGTTACTGTTCAGGACCATGTGGACTGTGAGAAGTTTGAAGGTTTAAAGGTTAGAGGAAGAACCGCTGAGTGATGACAGTATTTAGGGTGTGCTGTGAGAAAAtattctttgtgtgtttgtctgtctaAAAATAGTTGTCTTTGCAGGTAAAATTTAAGGCTCAAAAGAGAGAAAGCAAAGAAGTCATACAGTTGGGTGTTCTGATTATCATCAAAGATTCAAATGATAATCCTCCACGATTTTCCCAAGATTTGTATGAAATCCGTGTCAATGAATCAACTTTGCAAGGTAAGGTTTATGATTTTGAACGGACCCTAtgagattattttctttttttggtttgcaaAATGTccttctttattgttttatttacaggCTTTGATTTGATTCGTCTGCAAGTCACAGATGCGGACAGAAGTGAGGAGAACAACAACTTCACACTTCGAATAGTCTCGGTTGATCCCAAACCACATGACTTGGAGTTCTACTTGAAGGAGGTTCGGACCATTGGGTTTAAAGGATGTTTGGACTATGAGGTAAGTGTTTACTGACTGCGACCTGatgctccggagccacatgccgctcttttatcccttcatTGACACTTTTTGGCTTTAatcaaaaaaagttaacattttaaataaattatagatTTGTTAGTTAAAGGGTCTATAGCATGGGTGTGAAATTCAGTTGGATAGGGGGCcataatccaaaacacactttaggttgaAGACcacacaggataaacatttaatgaacacactaaatgtacttaaaaagtaaaaacataactttttaacagtactatgaataaaaacaggaaggaatattattccagaataaatcaacttaaacctaaaataactttaaatattttacactccgtaaaaatgtattttgtccaaattatacaagttagaattaaGCTCAAGAAGCaataaaaatagcaataaaataaaatgatctgaaaggCCAGACAGAATTATCCGgcgggccgaatccggcccctgggccttgacatTGACTCATATGGTCTATAACACACTATTCTAAGACTTTCGGCAAGTTAGGTGCAAGAGGAACAGCTTCCTCTCAGAGTCGATggtaaaatgaaagcattttgccTTTCaccgctagctctgtggagTAAGTGGGCGTGtttgttagcctgggggcggtgctggaagctcagactcttcctggaaggggctgttacCTACTTTGTGATATCACAATGTGAGGTCTCCGTCGTTTTCATAAATTGGGAGGGTCttgtgctcagagagcaggatttttagcccttgtgctacccttggcatgttttcattaaaagtgggatCATGTggatgctgaactttttttttcacagattttttatctttactggtgtcagttgcagacataaaatcttgtccacctttgttatgggagggatcacacatcaatgtaaggatggggtcatctggaccccataagatagggATGCTCAGATGTGTGAATTGGGCAAGATACCACATTGGAGTTGATTTTTGTGAGTAAATAGCTTTATAGatcatttaaaagctaaaaaaaaaattcttaatatAAGCTTGAGCTCATTTTCTTACAGTATATCTGGTTGCTGTTCATAGACAAAAATCCTTGAAGTGcaagatgcattttattttgaaaggaacttgtatgtgctgcagtcaaAAGTGATAAAATAGTAATATTTGAATATAATCTGCTTtaattgaatcattttaaatatttaaaagctattttttaaaattaaaggctTGATaaccacaaaaatataaacaaattgtatttttctaaatagtaAAGTGAGAATTTTCAGCTCTCTTTAGGGTTTTAAACTggactaaatggctcttttagcactaaaggttgcagactcctcaTCTAAGTGAACCATCAagcttttgctgttttatcTTGTTAGAAGGACAGTAATGAGGAATTATTATTAATGAGACCCATTGTTTCTGCATCACAGATGTTCCgggattttgtcaaaaaataagcaaaaacatcTTATTGATAACCAGAGGTCAGTGATGTCCAGTTTTAAATAGTTGTTCTAATCCACTAATCATTACAATTATCTATATGATCCAAcagaaagcaaataaatataCCATTACAGTGGAAGCCAAAGACAGTGGAAATCCAAAGCCTCTTTCCAGCACATGTAAGGTCATAATCAACATTGAAGATGGAAACAACAACCTTCCTGTGATTACAAAACAAACGGTAAGCTATGCACTTTGTTTCTAGGTATTTTTAGAAGCGGCTGAATTTAACCTGTTTTGCAGCATTCTTTATTGTTATCTACCTTAGAACTCAAGGAAAGTGAAGGAAGGGGAGAAAGATGTCCTTGTTTCACGTCTACAAGTTAAAGATGAAGATTCTAAAGGTACCAAAGCCTGGAAGGCAAAATACCACATCCATGGAGACACCGATAACAACTTCAGAATCACTACTGACCCAGACACAAATGAGGGACTGTTGTTTGTGCAAAAggtacatttttcttaaagtgaCTATGTCGAtgtaaacaaatactttttgttttgaaataaataaaacaacagttcTATCTATTGAGAGGAATCATTACAAGTTTTTAAGGCCTCTGAAAAGTCAAATAACTGACCAGTTTTGTCAATGTACTTCGTATTTCATTACACAAAAGACTGCAAAGTTAAATGGTGGAAATGGTATCTTGAAAACTTGTTATCCTGCAAGTGAGttattaaaagagaaaatgtgaacttaaagaaacattttcatacaATAGTAAACGCCCAAGGACACTAggctcgtttccactgagtacCGTAGTCCAGACTAGACTGGTCCAGACTGGATTTCTGGACTTtagagcgtttccattacaaaattgACCTGATAAGCAGGAGTGACTGGTcccatttctggtcccccgttggtccataaaaaaatggaatggaccagtCAGGTCGAAGCTTCTGTTgtcacacgatgtaacccaGTGATTGGTGCAAAGGTATTACGACAACAGCAAGCATCCGAACAGCGCTTTTCCCAACTtaagatccaaactgaaagttttgcCTCTTTTCGGCTGTATTCTTTTTCACTCCcagcaatcttcttgcaaagaataatttATTGAAGAACTGCTCACCATTAGTTTAATTCAAAACAGACTGTTCCGAAGGGTAGAGGCCGGCTTCATCCacaataaacacctgctccggattataattatcctccgcggttatctttttcatttctgtctgtttctgagtcagctgatgtaGCTTCTCTTTTGCTGGAGTCTCACCATTTCGACACATAGCTATGTCATCGGTCTACATGCGCCTTGACGATCCATGGAAACGCTCACTCTAATTGCCccgaccattctaaaccggccaagGGATCCGTACCGGTCTGTGCTGCTCAGTGGAAATCTGCTCTAGTAAAAATGGActgaaattgtgtatttttgtttaaaagagtTTTTAGTTTCTTCTTTGTCTTACAGCCTTTGGACTACGAAGACGAGCCAGTGAAGAACTTAACAATCACTGTAGAAAATGAGATCCCATATTTCTCATGCAAAGTGGTGGAAAAAAGAAGTGGTAGTCTTTGGAAAACAGAAGTTATTACTCAGACCTCCTACACTGGGGCTACCTATGAAAGtgatacaaacaaacaacaacattcACACAGCTTCAGAGTAACAGTGGATGTCGAGGACATAAACGAACCCCCAGTCTTtgggaaacaagaaaaagagaTTTCTATGAGTGAGAACGATCGGGTTGGGAAGTATCTGGAGACCTTTACGGCTATAGATCGTGATGTTACAAGCTCAAAGGAAATTCGGTAAGATGTGATGGAATTTTCAGAGAGCTGAACTCCACAATTATGTTCATTGCTTTTCCTAATTGTAGTTTTTGAGGCAAGCAAAACCAGATACACGTGATGAAATGCCATGGCTCTTAACACACCTGATTTTAACAACTATCACTCTTACGTTTCTGAGGTAAACACAGTAATTAAGTTTATCACCTCTAAATTTGAGTCAGATGTGTCAGAGCAAGACAAAGCAAAACATTATCAGTGGGACTTGAGGAGCAGGATTGTGAAACACTGATTTGAGTCAGGGTGCTCTGCTGACCGAAGTCtgaatgtgtctttttttggtACAGATACCTTAAAGGGAAGGATCCAGCTAACTGGGTTACAGTGGACCCCATCAGTGGAACCCTAAAAACATTAAGCAACTTAGACCGGGAATCCCCTTTTGTTACAAATGGTGTCTATGTAGTCACAATATGTGCAGTTGATGATGGTAAGAACCAGAGCAGTACACCCATACATCAagactgtattttctgcactatagggTGCCCTGTCAGTGAATGGTCTATTTTGTAAGTTATGTCATTTATAAGACGTACCAAACTGTTGTACATTAGGCgcgacaaaagagtcagagatgtCCTTCCATTCATCACActttaactgtgttcacagtacCTCTTCTTAGCGCATTCTTGCTAAAcccattttcttttattaatgatATAGTTcattaattattcaaattttaaactgaccaatcaaatgcctcaataaaagcatgtggcccCCACCTATAATGTTCGAAGCGTTTGGCAGATTCTCCCAAGTCTGCTTTCtttggaaggggtgtggctttccaacaagcgaGAGTGGTTACCATTGAACTATTGACTCAGACctacttggaccaatcactgcttactaacgttatctggttccaacatagtGAAGTCTGTGACTGAAACTGAAGTGACTTTATTTCGTTGGAACTGGAGGTAAGGctttttctgtgggtgacgtcCAGCAGTGATAATAATATGTCTGTGATTGCTACAAaagtttttcagtctgtttgtgGGGCGTGCTGAAAGTTAAACTAGTTGGATTTTGTCTAATCAAGGACTTGGCTTTAGTTTGGGTATCTTCTCTTTCAATACATGTAAgtgacaaacatttaaaaaaatgatcataaaggAAGAAAATTAATTGTATGACACCAAGTCATATATGAGAATACAGCTTTGAAAGGAAAACCTTGGAGCAAggtttgcaccactttgacatttcgcaccaaacctcttccaactgtgagtataTGGGCTAGTATCAAAAAGCGACAGAACACCATATGTTAATAACACTTTCAAAAACTAGCGTTCACTGCGTTCTTGAACATACCACACATGCCCACAGTGTACACACctttatagtgcagaaaatacagtacaaatgactttttgtcattgtattttttcattgtgaAGTATACTTTTGGTTTCCAGGTGAACCCCCACAGACAAGCACTGCAACCCTCAGCATCTACATAACAGATGAGAATGACAATCTTCCATACCTGGCTGTAAACCGAATTGACATGTGTCTTTCTGATAAACCCTCATTGAGCAACATCACAGCTTTGGACTTGGATGGGGATCCCTACAGTGGGCCTTTCGGGTTCAATCTTCTTGGAGATGTAAAAGACAAGTGGAGAGTCGAACCTGAGTTAGGTCAGTCATTAATCTGACAAACTTGTACTTGAAAAAGATTTCGGTTACActttcacaaaaatgtcacagaggtctatgaataaaaaaaggtttatttaaaaatctcagCTTAATGTCACATGTACAGACTTTACTCTAACATGTATCTGTTTTGGGTGTACAGGATATTCTGTAAATCTAGTGAAAGAAGGCAATGTTCATTCCGGATTCTACAATTTGCTGCTGGAAGTGTCTGATGTTCAAGGAAAGGCGGCTGTTCACAACCTGACAGTAACTGTGTGTGACTGTTTGAACCCCAAAAACCCAAACTGTATGACACGAAAAGCTACTACATTCACAATAAGGCGGGGGTTCCTggcaatttttcttttctccatgGTGCTATTTGCAGGTGGGaatataaatggaaaaatattttatttaaaaaagacatcGTAAGAAACCAGCTAATTCAgaattttcctctttaaattATAGGGatccttcttttttcttttgtcatatCATGCAAGAAAGAGAAGGTGCCATTTCCTTTTGAGTTTTCTGAACAACTATTGATGCCCAGTAACACTGAAGAACCTGGAACTGACTGCATGGTAAATTTTCCAATTTATCTGGATTTTATGTGCCTCTGAAACACATATAAACACCCACAAGCATATGTTAAGCAAATGCATTTGTTAAATTGTTGTAAAGCAAACACTCaaaactcaatatttttaaGGTGACTCTGCCACCACGActgaaatgtggaaaaacagaacaaactgcAGTGAAATCTCAAGATCAAACTGTGTTGATGAAACAAGCAAGTGTGGTAATGTGCACATCTTTGTGGCTCAATTAATAACagtctaaaaatatattgttacaTACTATAATAATTGTGGACCCCCTTTCCCGCTCCCTGCTCACAGGTGAACTGCAGTGCCATGGCAACAACTGCAGTAAATTCTGGAAGCTCAGAGAAGTCTTCAGAGTTCCAAAGTCAGACACCTGTGAGTAAATGTCAATTTTGTTGCTCACTTTTTGCCATATCCCCTCAGGGATCGCCACGGTGTATCAGATTTCACTGATCTACATGCTTGATTAGGTAGAAAGATGCCCCTCTTGACACAACCATGAATTTTATCCAGACTGAGGACCAGCTGCTCAACAGTTCCGCCATGCGACTCAGAcacaaatgtgtctttaaattaaaatataagatcgatacttggtgggaatccatcgagaatcaattgcaggactaaatatcgcgatacatcaaatatcgatattttggcacacccctacacAGTAGTACATAGAAAACTGGActtggtttatttgttttcatttgagcagttaagcctgtttttttaggagactttttcaatttatttgagAAATTAAGTATAGAATTGAGAAAGCCCCCTAGAGAAGATGTTGAAATtcttgaataataataatagataaactaagactgtttttttatgttctactTCTATGAAATCCTACTgcatgaattagaaaaaaactatttgtaatAGTTGACTTTTCTTCTtgatcactttgacattttatttttttttggccaatttcctttcttttctagAAATAACATCTCCTTGGAATGTGGAATGTATtgataattgtatttttcttttttttttttNNNNTGTCTTCGATCAATTCGAAGACCCAGTCTCCAAATTGAAAGAGCAGCACCAAACCTTGTGTTGTTACATCACCAGAGGAAACCATCCATTGATGGGGTAAAACATTATATCTCTCTGTTCAAATGTATATACATGTTTAAACAATTAAAGCACTTCTGGAAGAGATCTACTCTCAGATTGAATGGTAGTTCAGAACCATAAGggtaataaaaacaatgtttaaaaagagaattaaaagGCAAAAAGTTTAATTGTGTCATAATCCAAATGGcttaatcatttttatctttttccttttctagtCTGTACACCAGCAGAGAAAAAATTCCAAATCTGTAGCTTTTACAGGATGTCATCAAAAGGTATATATGAAAGGGTCAATGCATTCTTTTTACACTCTTTTGAAATTCTAGTTCCcgaattatatataaaaaaatgtatataaaaagcagaaactgatGCCGTTGTGTATTATTTTTCAAGGGTTTTCTGGGTCAAAATGTCCTTTATCAAGAAATTGTGTTGAAAAAGGCCCTAATGACGATGACGGCTAATCAAAAGGCATCAGGAGAAGAACTCTGTGATTATGAACCTCATGTGTACACCGAGGAGGGAGACTCGGAGCACAACTATGACCTTGATGTCATCTCCATCACTGAAGACTCCTCTGACACTGACTGGGACTTGGATTCACGGTTCAGTACTCTGGCTTCCATATGTATGCCTAGCAGCATCACTGGTACA
It encodes:
- the LOC112158605 gene encoding cadherin-like protein 26 — protein: MDIRHLSFLSLFWGVQSSFAGVLLRHKRNWIIDTFTIDEAYTGPFPYNVGKIAAENNYTNFEIHGQGVDLEPFGLLSINSYSGTVTVQDHVDCEKFEGLKVKFKAQKRESKEVIQLGVLIIIKDSNDNPPRFSQDLYEIRVNESTLQGFDLIRLQVTDADRSEENNNFTLRIVSVDPKPHDLEFYLKEVRTIGFKGCLDYEKANKYTITVEAKDSGNPKPLSSTCKVIINIEDGNNNLPVITKQTNSRKVKEGEKDVLVSRLQVKDEDSKGTKAWKAKYHIHGDTDNNFRITTDPDTNEGLLFVQKPLDYEDEPVKNLTITVENEIPYFSCKVVEKRSGSLWKTEVITQTSYTGATYESDTNKQQHSHSFRVTVDVEDINEPPVFGKQEKEISMSENDRVGKYLETFTAIDRDVTSSKEIRYLKGKDPANWVTVDPISGTLKTLSNLDRESPFVTNGVYVVTICAVDDGEPPQTSTATLSIYITDENDNLPYLAVNRIDMCLSDKPSLSNITALDLDGDPYSGPFGFNLLGDVKDKWRVEPELGYSVNLVKEGNVHSGFYNLLLEVSDVQGKAAVHNLTVTVCDCLNPKNPNCMTRKATTFTIRRGFLAIFLFSMVLFAGILLFSFVISCKKEKVPFPFEFSEQLLMPSNTEEPGTDCMVTLPPRLKCGKTEQTAVKSQDQTVLMKQASVVNCSAMATTAVNSGSSEKSSEFQSQTPCLRSIRRPSLQIERAAPNLVLLHHQRKPSIDGSVHQQRKNSKSVAFTGCHQKGFLGQNVLYQEIVLKKALMTMTANQKASGEELCDYEPHVYTEEGDSEHNYDLDVISITEDSSDTDWDLDSRFSTLASICMPSSITGTKTFNGNADH